The following proteins come from a genomic window of Athalia rosae chromosome 1, iyAthRosa1.1, whole genome shotgun sequence:
- the LOC105685981 gene encoding regucalcin-like — protein sequence MAPNVEIVCDEKLDLGEGPHWDHKGGVLYYVDIFESSVFKYDPSTKKVNRVVVDKQNKTPVGFVIPVADTNNKFVIGYRNELAILTWDGISPDPTNVEVLVGVEPGTTNRFNDGKADPRGRLWAGTKAKYHPGEPEVRSGALYSLSKDGKTVKVHATDIGISNGLAWSSDFKTFYYIDSFNRAVDAFDYDIDSGETTNRRTVFDLIKNNVEGFPDGMTIDVEDKLWVATFGGSAIHRVDPVTGSLLQSVSLPAAKITSVAWGGPKLDELYVTSASRFDTEENRHAGRLFKVTGLGTSGGPGVPVKL from the exons ATGGCTCCTAATGTAGAAATCGTATGTGATGAAAAGCTAGATCTTGGCGAGGGACCTCATTGGGATCACAAAGGTGGAGTGCTTTACTATGTTGACATATTTGAATCTTCTGTTTTCAAGTATGATCCAAGCACTAAGAAAGTCAATAGAGTTGTTGTAG acaaacaaaataaaacaccTGTTGGCTTCGTGATACCTGTAGCAGATACAAACAACAAGTTTGTTATTGGATATAGAAATGAGCTTGCTATTCTGACTTGGGATGGCATTAGCCCAGATCCCACCAACGTGGAAGTACTTGTTGGTGTCGAACCAGGGACAACAAATCGGTTCAATGATGGCAAAGCTGATCCTCGAG GGCGCCTGTGGGCTGGAACAAAGGCGAAATATCATCCAGGTGAACCCGAAGTTAGATCAGGAGCTTTATATTCATTGAGCAAGGATGGAAAAACTGTGAAAGTTCATGCCACTGATATAGGAATTAGCAATGGTCTTGCATGGTCTTCTGATTTCAAAACCTTCTATTATATAGACAGTTTCAACAGGGCAGTTGATGCTTTCGATTATGATATTGACAGCGGAGAAACTA CAAATCGGCGAACTGTTTTCGATTTGATAAAGAATAATGTTGAGGGTTTTCCGGACGGAATGACGATAGACGTAGAAGACAAGTTATGGGTTGCTACATTTGGCGGAAGCGCAATACATCGTGTGGATCCTGTTACTGGTTCTCTTCTCCAATCGGTCAGTCTTCCTGCAGCAAAG ATCACTTCGGTTGCATGGGGTGGACCTAAGTTAGATGAGCTTTATGTGACGAGTGCCAGCCGATTTGATACAGAGGAGAACCGTCATGCCGGACGATTGTTTAAAGTTACAGGACTTGGAACATCTGGAGGTCCAGGTGTACcagtgaaattgtaa